In Triticum urartu cultivar G1812 chromosome 6, Tu2.1, whole genome shotgun sequence, the following proteins share a genomic window:
- the LOC125513338 gene encoding uncharacterized protein LOC125513338 isoform X1, which translates to MAAGCLCRHGHSRFGLSPMIQSRMSSASTPTPTAVARPAGRYAVYVAAVPLRAPQGPAQALMSSAYSLGLWDLQHFMVLLRPDPARTRTQEQEPEPSLVFDFQPLDPEDALAAFSVLSRSKIPGVVRRRTLRRIPDRRSWFVGLSDGGAADAAERFSERWPTDLVVGNHDCRDYTNGWQPQLPLYLHNIAAISSFHHLNLFFLCVCARMISFARAGGSLDRTKTRPRLAEISRPPMRPRHRGIYEDSDCSCSSVNSSNPRPRKRTACNY; encoded by the exons ATGGCCGCCGGTTGCTTGTGTCGCCACGGCCACAGCCGTTTTGGTTTGTCTCCAATGATCCAATCTCGAATGTCGTCTGCCTCTACGCCCACGCCCACGGCCGTGGCGCGGCCGGCCGGGAGGTACGCCGTGTACGTCGCGGCCGTGCCGCTGAGGGCCCCTCAGGGTCCGGCCCAGGCCCTGATGTCTTCGGCCTACTCGCTGGGTCTGTGGGACCTTCAGCACTTCATGGTGCTCCTCCGGCCCGACCCTGCCCGAACCCGAACCCAG GAGCAGGAGCCGGAGCCGTCGTTGGTGTTCGATTTCCAGCCTCTCGACCCGGAGGATGCTCTCGCCGCCTTCTCCGTGCTCTCGCGGAGCAAAATACCGG GGGTGGTTCGGAGGAGAACGCTGCGGCGGATCCCTGACAGGAGGAGCTGGTTCGTCGGCCTCAGCGACGGcggcgccgccgacgccgccgagAGGTTCAGCGAGCGATGGCCGACCGACCTGGTCGTCGGGAACCACGACTGCCGAGACTACACCAACGGTTGGCAGCCACAATTGCCGCTTTACTTACACAACATTGCTGCCATCTCTTCTTTTCATCATCTCAATCTTTTCTTTCTCTGTGTGTGTGCGCGCATGATCTCCTTCGCAAGGGCTGGTGGAAGTCTTGACAGGACAAAAACGCGTCCTCGACTCGCTGAGATCAGCAGGCCGCCAATGAGGCCGCGCCATCGTGGG ATATATGAGGATTCCGACTGCTCATGCTCATCTGTGAATTCTTCTAATCCTAGACCAAGAAAACGTACTGCCTGCAACTACTAA
- the LOC125513338 gene encoding uncharacterized protein LOC125513338 isoform X2, with protein sequence MAAGCLCRHGHSRFGLSPMIQSRMSSASTPTPTAVARPAGRYAVYVAAVPLRAPQGPAQALMSSAYSLGLWDLQHFMVLLRPDPARTRTQEQEPEPSLVFDFQPLDPEDALAAFSVLSRSKIPGVVRRRTLRRIPDRRSWFVGLSDGGAADAAERFSERWPTDLVVGNHDCRDYTNGLVEVLTGQKRVLDSLRSAGRQ encoded by the exons ATGGCCGCCGGTTGCTTGTGTCGCCACGGCCACAGCCGTTTTGGTTTGTCTCCAATGATCCAATCTCGAATGTCGTCTGCCTCTACGCCCACGCCCACGGCCGTGGCGCGGCCGGCCGGGAGGTACGCCGTGTACGTCGCGGCCGTGCCGCTGAGGGCCCCTCAGGGTCCGGCCCAGGCCCTGATGTCTTCGGCCTACTCGCTGGGTCTGTGGGACCTTCAGCACTTCATGGTGCTCCTCCGGCCCGACCCTGCCCGAACCCGAACCCAG GAGCAGGAGCCGGAGCCGTCGTTGGTGTTCGATTTCCAGCCTCTCGACCCGGAGGATGCTCTCGCCGCCTTCTCCGTGCTCTCGCGGAGCAAAATACCGG GGGTGGTTCGGAGGAGAACGCTGCGGCGGATCCCTGACAGGAGGAGCTGGTTCGTCGGCCTCAGCGACGGcggcgccgccgacgccgccgagAGGTTCAGCGAGCGATGGCCGACCGACCTGGTCGTCGGGAACCACGACTGCCGAGACTACACCAACG GGCTGGTGGAAGTCTTGACAGGACAAAAACGCGTCCTCGACTCGCTGAGATCAGCAGGCCGCCAATGA
- the LOC125513337 gene encoding glycerophosphodiester phosphodiesterase GDPDL4-like, producing the protein MGRSGHACSVLGSLLLLLLLLPGPAAAQKGSAWKTLSGDAPAVIAKGGFSGLFPDSSDPAYLFAASNQDSAQWCDVRLTKDGVGICLPDIKMDNCTTISDLFPKGKKTYRVNGVSTTGWFSVDYNSIDLTNVTLLRAILSRTNRFDGSFTLVQVEVALSQYKAPAWLNVQHDSFYSQFNLSMRSYILSMSKQYTVDYISSPEVSFLKSLVGRVGRKTKLVFRFLDEGLVEPSTNQTYGSMLKNLSSIKTFASGILVPKHYIWPVTADNYLQPSTSVVDDAHKAGLEIYAADFANDFALSYNYSYDPLAEYLRFIDNGAFCVDGLLTDFPITPLEAIGCFSNLNNTKADHGAPLVISHNGASGDYPDCTDLAYQKAVVDGADVIDCDVQVTKDGIPICMSSIDLMDVTTVASSQFASQAGVISDIKAVAGVYTFNLTWEDIANNLKPMISNPFGQISLSRNPRNRNAGKFMRLSDFLAFAKGEDLSGIMITVEHASFMAEKLGFGVVDAVIKAVDDSGYSKQTAKKVMIQSTNSSTLVKFKQLAKYNLVYKIDEVVKDAAPSSLADIKKFADAVSVSTKSVYPESSNFLINQTNPLVKSLQSAGLPVYVYLLRNEFFSQPYDFFSDATSQINALVHKGGEGGGVDGLITDFPGTAHRYKLNSCRNMGDKTPYYMLPPQRGGLLGVIQDKAALPPAMAPEPVLTVSDVAEPPLPPVSNTTAPAPSHAAVDVSVSIPITVAVLVLCASLLI; encoded by the exons ATGGGGAGGAGCGGCCATGCCTGCTCCGTTCTTGGatcgctgctgctgctgctgctgctgctgccgggCCCAGCCGCTGCGCAGAAGGGCTCGGCCTGGAAGACGCTGAGTG GCGATGCTCCAGCAGTCATAGCTAAGGGTGGTTTCTCCGGCCTATTTCCCGACTCCAGTGACCCTGCTTATTTGTTTGCTGCCAGCAATCAGGATTCAGCCCAGTGGTGCGATGTTCGGTTAACCAAGGATGGCGTTGGCATCTGCCTTCCAGACATAAAAATGGATAACTGCACAACCATATCCGATCTTTTCCCAAAGGGAAAGAAGACCTACCGTGTCAACGGTGTGTCCACGACGGGGTGGTTCTCTGTGGACTATAACAGCATTGACCTGACCAATGTAACTT TGCTGCGAGCAATCTTGTCTCGTACAAATAGGTTTGATGGAAGCTTCACGCTAGTTCAAGTTGAAGTTGCACTGTCGCAATATAAGGCCCCTGCTTGGTTGAATGTTCAG CATGACAGTTTCTACAGCCAGTTTAATCTGAGCATGAGAAGCTATATCCTGTCTATGTCAAAGCAATACACGGTTGACTACATCTCATCCCCTGAAGTGAGTTTCCTCAAAAGTCTAGTTGGAAGAGTTGGCAGGAAGACAAAGCTTGTGTTCCGTTTTCTTGATGAAGGCCTTGTCGAGCCATCTACAAATCAGACATATGGCTCAATGCTGAAAAATCTATCATCCATCAAGACTTTTGCTTCTGGAATACTTGTTCCCAAACACTATATCTGGCCTGTTACGGCAGATAATTATCTGCAACCCTCTACTTCAGTCGTGGATGATGCTCATAAGGCAGGCTTAGAAATTTATGCTGCTGATTTTGCCAACGACTTTGCACTCAGCTACAACTACAGCTATGATCCGTTAGCAGAATATCTTCGCTTCATCGACAATGGTGCCTTCTGTGTTGATGGTCTCTTGACTGATTTCCCTATCACTCCGTTAGAGGCCATCG GCTGCTTCAGTAACCTGAACAACACCAAGGCAGATCATG GGGCACCTCTAGTTATCTCCCACAATGGTGCTAGTGGTGACTACCCTGACTGCACTGACCTAGCTTATCAAAAGGCAGTTGTTGATGGTGCAGATGTCATTGACTGTGACGTTCAAGTGACAAAAGATGGCATACCAATATGCATGAGTTCCATTGACCTAATGGATGTCACTACTGTTGCATCCTCACAATTTGCTTCTCAAGCGGGTGTCATAAGTGACATTAAGGCTGTTGCTGGAGTCTATACCTTCAACCTCACTTGGGAGGACATTGCCAACAACCTGAAGC CTATGATATCAAACCCATTTGGCCAGATTAGCCTATCAAGAAATCCCAGAAACAGGAACGCCGGAAAATTCATGAGATTATCAGACTTCTTGGCTTTTGCAAAAGGAGAAGATTTGTCAGGAATCATGATTACTGTGGAG CATGCTTCATTCATGGCAGAGAAACTTGGGTTTGGTGTGGTAGATGCAGTGATCAAAGCTGTCGATGACTCCGGTTACAGCAAACAGACCGCCAAGAAAGTGATGATCCAGTCAACAAACAGCTCAACTCTGGTGAAGTTCAAGCAGCTGGCCAAGTATAACCTTGTGTACAAGATCGACGAAGTCGTGAAAGACGCCGCGCCTTCCTCCCTCGCAGACATCAAAAAGTTTGCGGACGCTGTTTCTGTCAGCACCAAGTCCGTTTACCCAGAGTCGAGCAATTTCCTGATAAACCAGACGAACCCTCTCGTCAAGTCCCTGCAGTCTGCTGGTCTTCCAGTCTATGTGTATCTGCTGAGGAACGAGTTCTTTTCTCAACCGTACGACTTCTTCTCAGACGCCACGTCACAGATCAACGCCCTTGTGCAcaaagggggagagggaggcggagTGGATGGACTCATCACCGATTTCCCCGGGACGGCTCACAGATACAAAT TGAACTCGTGCAGGAACATGGGGGACAAGACGCCCTACTACATGCTGCCTCCCCAGCGCGGCGGCCTCCTTGGGGTCATACAGGATAAAGCAGCATTGCCACCAGCAATGGCCCCAGAGCCGGTGTTGACTGTCTCCGACGTGGCGGAGCCGCCCCTTCCTCCTGTGAGCAACACCACAGCTCCAGCGCCCTCCCACGCCGCCGTCGATGTCTCCGTCTCGATCCCGATCACTGTGGCGGTGCTAGTGCTATGCGCTTCTCTGCTTATCTGA